In one window of Dokdonia sp. PRO95 DNA:
- a CDS encoding DUF3575 domain-containing protein, with protein MKRNLKLTYLSITLLLCSLTLSSQENALAPLENLFSANLNIVGAGVTYERVLGDKFTTHFNASYQLVGVSGGSNQDVDLTFAGNFSVGARYYYNRERRFEKGKKLTQNAGNFWAAEFQVIPDFTVATEERNVRYLTTYLVGAKYGLRRNITRNLNYECEFGLGYLFTDEDATVYPLLEFKLQYVLF; from the coding sequence ATGAAAAGAAATTTAAAACTCACGTACCTCTCAATCACCCTCTTGTTATGTTCGCTTACTTTATCTTCTCAAGAAAATGCACTTGCACCACTAGAAAATTTATTTAGCGCAAATCTCAATATTGTAGGTGCAGGAGTAACTTATGAGCGTGTTCTTGGTGATAAGTTCACTACGCATTTCAATGCCTCTTATCAACTCGTAGGAGTTAGTGGAGGCAGTAATCAAGATGTTGATTTAACTTTTGCAGGTAATTTTTCTGTTGGCGCTCGTTATTATTATAACAGAGAACGCCGCTTTGAAAAAGGAAAAAAGCTCACACAGAACGCGGGTAACTTTTGGGCTGCAGAGTTTCAAGTTATTCCTGATTTCACCGTTGCAACGGAAGAACGTAATGTAAGATATCTGACAACTTATCTTGTAGGAGCAAAATATGGCCTACGCAGAAACATCACAAGAAATTTAAATTACGAATGTGAATTCGGACTAGGATATTTATTTACAGATGAGGATGCCACTGTTTATCCATTGTTAGAATTTAAACTTCAATACGTTTTATTCTAA
- a CDS encoding phosphate--nucleotide phosphotransferase, producing MSDIKPEDYKITNGVTLSDRETTLFPDVEEKELESKLKKIRKKLGKLQDTMYAHDKYSVLVCLQGMDTSGKDSLIREVFKDFNARGVEVQSFKVPTELELSHDYLWRHYLALPERGKFGVHNRTHYENVLVTRVHPEYILGEKLPDVHSIDDVNEAFWDKRFEQIKNFEKHLTENGTIIYKFFMHLSKDEQKDRLLRRLNKKEKNWKFSAGDLKERKLWDTYQEYYEDAINRTSTEKAPWYVIPADNKPAARLAVATILLETLSQYDDIQEPELDDKTKANLADYKEQLSNE from the coding sequence ATGAGTGACATTAAACCAGAAGACTATAAAATCACTAACGGTGTGACACTTTCAGATAGAGAGACCACCTTGTTTCCAGACGTAGAAGAGAAGGAGCTAGAAAGTAAGCTCAAGAAAATACGTAAGAAATTAGGCAAACTTCAAGACACTATGTACGCGCATGATAAATATAGCGTGCTTGTTTGTCTTCAAGGGATGGATACTTCTGGTAAGGATAGCCTCATACGTGAAGTCTTTAAGGATTTTAATGCACGTGGTGTTGAGGTACAAAGTTTTAAAGTGCCTACAGAGCTAGAGTTAAGTCATGACTACTTGTGGCGTCATTACTTAGCATTACCAGAGCGTGGTAAATTTGGCGTGCATAACCGTACGCATTATGAGAATGTGCTTGTCACTCGAGTGCACCCAGAATATATTTTAGGAGAAAAATTGCCTGACGTTCACAGCATAGATGATGTAAATGAAGCATTCTGGGATAAGCGATTTGAGCAAATCAAAAACTTCGAAAAGCACCTTACAGAGAACGGAACCATTATCTATAAATTCTTTATGCATTTATCTAAAGATGAGCAAAAGGATAGATTATTACGCAGACTTAATAAGAAAGAGAAGAACTGGAAATTTTCGGCGGGAGATTTAAAGGAGCGCAAGCTTTGGGATACTTATCAAGAATATTATGAGGACGCCATAAATCGTACATCGACAGAGAAGGCTCCGTGGTATGTGATTCCGGCAGATAACAAGCCAGCAGCCAGACTTGCTGTAGCAACCATATTACTAGAGACACTGTCGCAATATGACGATATCCAAGAGCCAGAATTAGACGATAAAACAAAGGCAAATCTTGCCGATTATAAAGAACAGTTGAGCAATGAATAA
- a CDS encoding sigma-54 dependent transcriptional regulator, which yields MAKILIIEDEAAIRRVLTKILSEESKDYQVEEAADGLEGINKIREEDYDLVLCDIKMPKMDGVEVLEAARKLKPEIPMVMISGHGDLDTAVNTMRLGAFDYISKPPDLNRLLNTVRNALDRKTLVVENIQLKKKVSKKYEMVGKSKEIGQIKEMIEKVAPTDARVLITGPNGTGKELVAHWLHEKSDRAKGALIEVNCAAIPSELIESELFGHVKGAFTSANKDRAGKFEAANGGTIFLDEIGDMSLSAQAKVLRALQESRVQRVGSDKDIKVDVRVVAATNKNLKEEIAEGRFREDLYHRLAVILIKVPALNDRRDDIPILIEHFAKKISQEQGTAKKSFSDKAIDLLKAYDWTGNIRELRNVVERLIILSGPEVSEGDVKLFASK from the coding sequence ATGGCAAAGATTTTAATTATAGAGGATGAGGCCGCGATACGTCGTGTACTTACCAAAATATTATCAGAAGAGAGTAAGGATTATCAAGTAGAAGAAGCTGCAGATGGGCTTGAAGGTATTAATAAGATACGCGAGGAGGACTATGACTTAGTGCTATGTGATATTAAAATGCCAAAAATGGATGGAGTAGAGGTACTTGAGGCTGCTCGTAAGCTCAAGCCAGAAATCCCTATGGTGATGATTTCTGGACATGGTGACCTAGATACGGCTGTAAATACAATGAGGTTAGGTGCTTTTGATTATATCTCTAAGCCACCAGATCTTAATAGATTACTTAATACCGTACGCAACGCACTAGATCGCAAGACCCTTGTCGTAGAAAATATTCAGCTTAAGAAAAAGGTGAGTAAGAAGTACGAGATGGTGGGTAAAAGCAAGGAGATTGGTCAAATAAAAGAAATGATTGAGAAGGTTGCTCCTACAGATGCCAGAGTACTTATTACTGGGCCTAATGGTACTGGTAAAGAACTTGTTGCTCACTGGTTACACGAGAAAAGTGATCGAGCAAAAGGAGCACTTATAGAAGTAAACTGTGCTGCAATACCGTCAGAGCTTATTGAGAGCGAACTTTTTGGCCATGTAAAAGGTGCTTTTACGAGTGCAAATAAAGATCGTGCAGGTAAGTTTGAAGCTGCAAACGGTGGAACTATATTTCTAGATGAAATAGGAGATATGAGTCTTTCTGCACAAGCCAAAGTGCTTAGAGCCTTACAAGAAAGCCGTGTACAACGTGTAGGGAGCGATAAGGATATTAAAGTAGATGTACGTGTAGTGGCGGCAACTAATAAGAATCTAAAAGAAGAAATTGCAGAAGGTAGATTCCGTGAGGATTTATATCATAGACTGGCAGTAATTTTAATTAAAGTACCGGCGCTAAATGATCGTAGAGATGATATCCCAATTCTTATAGAGCATTTTGCAAAGAAAATTTCTCAAGAACAAGGAACCGCAAAAAAATCATTTTCAGATAAAGCTATTGATTTACTAAAGGCTTATGACTGGACAGGAAACATACGTGAACTGCGCAATGTAGTGGAACGACTTATTATCTTAAGTGGTCCAGAAGTGTCAGAAGGAGATGTAAAACTATTTGCTAGTAAATAA
- a CDS encoding MATE family efflux transporter codes for MRFSDYTKEFGINLKIAYPIMLGQLGHILVALADNLMVGQLGAAQLAAVSLGNSLVFIALSIGIGFSFAITPLVAEADGKDDIEKGRLHFHHGVIMCTINGVLLFITLLIAKPLLYMLDQPPEVVELAIPYLEIVALSMIPLMIFQGFKQFADGLSQTKYAMYATIIANVVNVVFNYVLIYGIWVFPRLEVEGAAWGTLISRFFMVALLIFMLSRKRKFKPYFHWGSKEHIQLAEFKTLFKLGFPTALQMLFEVGVFTAAIFLSGILGTNAQAANQIALNLASMTFMIAVGLGVTATIRVGNQKGKADFPNLRRIAFSIFILCFLIEAVFAVGFILLKDWLPPFYIDNPEVIFLAAQLLIVAALFQLSDGVQVTILGALRGLQDVNIPTVICFIAYWIIGFPIMWYMGKEEQLGVQGVWVGLLAGLTASAVMLYFRFNYLSKKLIDQQ; via the coding sequence ATGAGATTCTCAGACTACACAAAGGAATTTGGCATCAATCTTAAAATAGCATATCCTATTATGTTAGGACAGCTAGGTCATATTCTTGTAGCACTGGCAGATAATTTAATGGTTGGACAGCTGGGTGCAGCACAACTTGCAGCAGTAAGTCTAGGCAATAGCTTGGTGTTTATTGCACTTTCCATAGGTATCGGATTTTCATTTGCCATCACTCCGCTTGTAGCAGAGGCAGATGGGAAGGATGATATAGAAAAAGGTCGCTTGCACTTTCATCACGGAGTGATTATGTGTACCATAAATGGCGTGCTACTATTTATTACGCTATTAATCGCAAAACCGTTGTTATATATGCTTGATCAGCCACCAGAGGTGGTAGAGCTTGCAATTCCATATCTTGAGATTGTAGCACTGTCTATGATTCCGCTCATGATTTTTCAAGGTTTTAAGCAGTTTGCAGATGGCCTGTCACAAACCAAATATGCAATGTATGCTACCATTATAGCAAACGTGGTCAACGTTGTATTTAACTACGTCTTGATTTACGGTATTTGGGTATTCCCAAGATTAGAAGTAGAAGGTGCAGCCTGGGGAACTTTAATTTCACGTTTCTTTATGGTAGCACTGTTGATATTTATGCTTTCGCGAAAGCGTAAATTCAAACCCTATTTTCACTGGGGAAGTAAGGAGCACATCCAGCTTGCTGAGTTTAAAACCTTATTTAAATTAGGATTTCCAACAGCATTACAGATGCTTTTTGAAGTAGGCGTTTTTACAGCTGCTATATTTTTATCTGGAATACTAGGAACAAATGCACAAGCGGCAAATCAAATTGCGCTTAACCTTGCCTCTATGACATTTATGATTGCTGTAGGATTAGGAGTAACGGCAACCATACGCGTGGGAAATCAAAAAGGTAAAGCCGATTTTCCTAACCTACGACGTATCGCTTTTTCTATTTTTATACTCTGTTTCTTAATTGAAGCTGTATTTGCAGTAGGATTTATATTGCTTAAAGACTGGCTTCCTCCATTTTATATAGATAATCCAGAAGTGATTTTTCTAGCAGCCCAATTATTAATTGTGGCAGCGTTATTCCAACTAAGTGACGGAGTGCAAGTAACCATACTTGGAGCATTGCGCGGATTGCAAGATGTAAATATTCCCACAGTAATCTGTTTTATAGCCTACTGGATCATAGGATTCCCTATCATGTGGTATATGGGAAAAGAGGAGCAATTGGGTGTTCAAGGTGTCTGGGTGGGCTTACTAGCAGGGCTTACGGCCTCTGCAGTAATGTTGTACTTTAGATTTAATTACCTTAGCAAGAAATTAATAGACCAACAGTAA
- a CDS encoding M20/M25/M40 family metallo-hydrolase, whose translation MNKNLRYILATALVVVSAFAKAQNDSITVRKIYSAALTEGQSYEWLDHLSNQIGSRLSGSLGAERAVTWTKSELEKAGLDKVWLQPVMVPKWIRGEAERAFIEGDNASTTSVPICALGGSVATKTTGLKAHVVEVMGIEELKGLNPDEVKGKIVFFNRPMDDELIRTFQAYGGCVDQRYAGAMEAAKLGAVGVIVRSVTHSFDDYPHTGSMSYGDLPNSKRIPAAAISTKGAALLSTSLKLNPDTKFFYKMSCKNLADVESHNVIGEITGSEYPDKYMVVGGHLDSWDLGDGSHDDGAGVVQSMEALRLMKAIGYKPKHSIRVVLFMNEENGLRGGNKYAREAKAKGENHVFALESDSGGFTPRGFSFDSDDRNFNEVLTWKSLFEPYLIHDFTRGGSGADIGPLKATNDGIVLAGLRPDSQRYFDHHHAANDTFDAVNKRELELGAATMTSLLYLMDNYIQPSGK comes from the coding sequence ATGAATAAAAATTTACGTTATATACTTGCGACTGCACTAGTAGTTGTTTCCGCTTTCGCGAAAGCGCAAAATGATTCAATTACCGTGAGAAAAATATACTCGGCAGCGCTTACAGAAGGGCAAAGTTACGAGTGGCTTGATCATCTTTCTAACCAAATAGGATCGAGACTAAGCGGAAGCCTAGGAGCTGAAAGAGCCGTGACGTGGACAAAAAGCGAACTAGAAAAAGCGGGTCTTGATAAGGTGTGGTTACAACCAGTGATGGTGCCAAAATGGATACGTGGTGAAGCTGAAAGAGCATTTATAGAAGGGGATAACGCAAGCACGACATCTGTACCTATTTGTGCATTGGGAGGTTCTGTTGCTACAAAGACTACTGGACTTAAAGCACATGTAGTTGAGGTGATGGGAATAGAAGAATTAAAAGGTTTAAATCCTGATGAGGTAAAAGGTAAAATTGTCTTTTTCAATAGGCCTATGGATGATGAGCTTATAAGAACATTTCAAGCTTATGGTGGATGCGTAGACCAGCGTTATGCAGGAGCGATGGAAGCGGCAAAGCTAGGCGCTGTAGGTGTAATCGTAAGATCTGTAACACATAGCTTTGATGATTACCCGCATACAGGATCGATGTCTTATGGTGACTTACCAAATTCAAAACGTATTCCCGCAGCGGCAATCAGTACCAAAGGGGCAGCGCTTTTAAGTACATCGTTGAAACTAAATCCTGATACCAAGTTTTTCTATAAAATGTCTTGTAAAAATCTCGCAGATGTTGAGTCGCATAATGTGATAGGAGAGATTACAGGAAGTGAATATCCAGATAAATATATGGTCGTAGGCGGTCACTTAGATTCTTGGGATCTAGGAGACGGCTCGCATGATGATGGTGCGGGGGTAGTGCAAAGTATGGAAGCTTTACGATTAATGAAAGCAATAGGCTATAAGCCTAAGCATAGTATACGTGTAGTATTATTCATGAATGAAGAAAATGGCCTTCGAGGAGGTAATAAGTATGCTCGAGAAGCTAAGGCAAAGGGTGAAAACCATGTCTTTGCTTTAGAAAGTGACTCTGGAGGATTTACACCAAGAGGTTTTTCTTTTGATAGTGACGATCGTAACTTTAATGAAGTGCTCACTTGGAAATCATTATTTGAGCCTTACTTAATCCATGACTTTACAAGGGGAGGAAGCGGTGCAGATATTGGTCCGCTCAAAGCTACAAATGATGGTATTGTACTCGCAGGACTGCGTCCAGACTCACAACGTTATTTTGACCATCACCATGCGGCAAATGATACCTTTGATGCAGTAAATAAAAGAGAACTTGAACTAGGCGCTGCCACAATGACCAGCCTATTATATTTGATGGATAATTATATACAGCCTTCAGGGAAATAA